The nucleotide window AAATGCCCATAAGAAGCGCCGGGTAATCCTGGAACGCGCAAAGGGATACCGCGGACAGCGGTCCCGACTCTACCGCAAGGCCAAGGAACAGCTGCTGCACTCGTTCGTGTACAGCTACGGTGACCGCCGCAAGCGCAAGGGCGACTTCCGCCGCCTCTGGATTCAGCGCATCAATGCTGCCTCCCGCGCTAACGGCTTGACTTACAACCGCCTGATCCAGGGCCTGAAGGCCGCCGAGGTCCAGGTTGACCGCCGCATGCTTGCCGAACTGGCTGTCTCGGATGCCAATGCATTCGCTGCCCTGGTTCAGATTGCCAAGGACTCCCTCCCCGCTGACACCTCCGCTCCCGCAGCTGTTGAGGCAAAGCCGGCTGTGAAGAAGGCCGAAGCCGCCAAGGCTGCGAAGAAGGCCGAGACGTCCCCGGCAAAGGCCGAGAAGAGCGAAGCCGCTGCCGCTGAGAACACCGAAGCTCCCGCGGGTGCGGTTCTTGTTGTTGACGGTCAGCCCGCCCCCGAGGGATTCACCATCAAGGGCAACGCTGAGTCCAACAAGTACCACGTTCCGGGCTCGACCTGGTACGAGCAGACTGCTGCTCAGTACTGGTTTGACA belongs to Arthrobacter crystallopoietes and includes:
- the rplT gene encoding 50S ribosomal protein L20, sunset domain variant, giving the protein MARVKRAVNAHKKRRVILERAKGYRGQRSRLYRKAKEQLLHSFVYSYGDRRKRKGDFRRLWIQRINAASRANGLTYNRLIQGLKAAEVQVDRRMLAELAVSDANAFAALVQIAKDSLPADTSAPAAVEAKPAVKKAEAAKAAKKAETSPAKAEKSEAAAAENTEAPAGAVLVVDGQPAPEGFTIKGNAESNKYHVPGSTWYEQTAAQYWFDTVASAKAAGYEPAGGEARQKIAE